A DNA window from Acidimicrobiia bacterium contains the following coding sequences:
- the pyrR gene encoding bifunctional pyr operon transcriptional regulator/uracil phosphoribosyltransferase PyrR — MGAPDAADEAADKPSRDTSGADLFVLRTKVLDSDDLRRAHTRIAHEVVERNHGADDVVLVGLYTRGVAIARRLAAAIASFEGVEVPVGSLDVSFYRDDISLRPVQPAGPTEVPVDITGQVVVLVDDVLFTGRTVRAALDALTELGRPRAVQLAVLIDRGHRELPVRADYVGKNLPTRVSEDVRVRLSETDDNGPADDAIEIWAPRTQAAPTEGSGDGS, encoded by the coding sequence GTGGGCGCGCCCGACGCCGCCGATGAGGCGGCCGACAAGCCGAGTCGCGACACCTCCGGGGCCGACCTTTTCGTTCTCCGCACGAAGGTCCTCGACTCCGACGACCTCCGTCGCGCGCACACGCGTATCGCTCACGAGGTCGTCGAGCGCAACCACGGTGCCGACGACGTCGTGCTCGTCGGGCTCTACACGCGAGGTGTCGCGATCGCCCGCCGCCTCGCCGCGGCCATCGCGTCGTTCGAGGGCGTCGAGGTGCCGGTCGGCAGCCTCGATGTGAGCTTCTATCGCGACGACATCTCCCTTCGCCCGGTCCAGCCCGCGGGGCCCACAGAGGTGCCGGTCGACATCACCGGGCAGGTCGTCGTGCTCGTCGACGACGTTCTCTTCACCGGCCGGACTGTCCGTGCAGCGCTCGACGCCCTCACCGAGCTGGGCCGGCCCCGTGCGGTTCAGCTCGCCGTCCTCATCGACCGCGGGCATCGCGAGCTCCCGGTCCGAGCCGACTACGTCGGCAAGAACCTCCCCACCAGGGTCAGCGAGGACGTCCGGGTGCGGCTGAGCGAGACGGACGACAACGGCCCGGCCGACGACGCCATCGAGATCTGGGCGCCTCGGACGCAGGCGGCTCCGACCGAGGGCTCGGGTGACGGGTCGTGA
- a CDS encoding SDR family oxidoreductase, which translates to MGYLEGKTIAITGAGRGIGRAVAMLCAESGANVVVNDYGVSMDGRDPSSEVADAVVEEITAAGGRAVAVADTVTTMEGGQRIVQAALDTYGGIDGVVCVAGILRERMLFKMSEEEWDPVIATHLKGTFTVFRAAAPLMREQKSGTLLAFTSGAFAGSVAQANYSAAKGGIVSLVRSAAAGMYKYGVTSNAIAPVAKSRLSANVPMEIEMGEPEDVAPMVAYLLGDDARDITGQVYTAVGGRVAVWNQPAEVREMTKDGRWTPEELAQRLPDEVGVEPLGLIERIEQMAAAAKSGAKPNA; encoded by the coding sequence GTGGGCTATCTCGAGGGCAAGACGATCGCGATCACCGGAGCCGGCCGGGGAATCGGCAGGGCCGTGGCCATGCTGTGCGCCGAGAGCGGTGCCAACGTCGTCGTGAACGACTACGGCGTCAGCATGGACGGTAGGGATCCCTCGAGCGAGGTGGCCGACGCCGTGGTGGAGGAGATCACAGCGGCCGGCGGCAGAGCCGTGGCCGTGGCCGACACGGTCACCACCATGGAGGGTGGTCAGCGCATCGTGCAGGCCGCGCTCGACACCTATGGCGGCATCGACGGTGTCGTGTGCGTTGCGGGGATCCTGCGCGAGCGGATGCTCTTCAAGATGTCCGAGGAGGAGTGGGATCCGGTCATCGCCACCCACCTGAAGGGAACCTTCACGGTGTTCCGGGCGGCAGCACCCCTGATGCGTGAGCAGAAGTCGGGCACGCTGCTCGCCTTCACCTCCGGCGCCTTCGCCGGAAGTGTCGCCCAGGCCAACTACTCCGCTGCCAAGGGTGGGATCGTCTCGCTGGTGCGCAGCGCAGCGGCCGGTATGTACAAGTACGGCGTGACCTCCAACGCCATCGCCCCCGTGGCCAAGAGCCGACTGTCGGCCAACGTCCCCATGGAGATCGAGATGGGCGAGCCCGAGGACGTGGCGCCCATGGTCGCCTACCTGCTCGGCGACGACGCCCGCGACATCACCGGACAGGTCTACACGGCCGTCGGCGGCCGGGTGGCGGTGTGGAACCAGCCCGCCGAGGTGCGTGAGATGACCAAGGACGGGCGCTGGACCCCCGAGGAGCTGGCGCAGCGCCTCCCCGACGAGGTCGGCGTCGAGCCCCTGGGTCTCATCGAGCGCATCGAGCAGATGGCCGCCGCGGCGAAGTCGGGCGCCAAACCCAACGCGTGA
- a CDS encoding DUF2017 family protein has product MGEAFEPDASGVRVCLDTHQAALLDQVVRELLGVLEEPAEGVDELDPHRHDPPAARRRLFPHAYLDPTEEQAEEEWQRMVHHDLVDGKRRNARTLLGGLEALTPAGSDLAGTLDRDDAEAWLGALNDTRLVLGTRLEISDEVDYSGLDPTDPDDAAMLAYGFLTHLTGTLLEALTGDG; this is encoded by the coding sequence ATGGGCGAGGCGTTCGAGCCCGACGCGTCGGGCGTCCGCGTGTGCCTCGACACGCACCAGGCCGCACTCCTCGACCAGGTGGTCCGCGAGCTGCTCGGGGTGCTCGAAGAGCCGGCAGAGGGCGTCGACGAGCTCGACCCGCACCGTCACGATCCGCCTGCCGCGCGCCGTCGGCTGTTCCCCCACGCTTACCTCGACCCCACCGAGGAGCAGGCGGAGGAGGAGTGGCAGCGGATGGTGCACCACGACCTCGTCGACGGCAAGCGTCGCAACGCCCGGACGCTGCTGGGTGGCCTGGAGGCCCTCACGCCGGCCGGCAGCGACCTCGCCGGGACGCTCGACCGGGACGACGCCGAGGCGTGGCTCGGCGCACTCAACGACACGAGACTGGTGCTGGGCACACGGCTCGAGATCAGCGACGAGGTCGACTACTCGGGCCTCGACCCGACGGACCCCGACGACGCTGCCATGCTCGCCTACGGGTTCCTGACCCACCTCACCGGAACGCTCCTCGAGGCGCTCACCGGGGACGGGTGA
- the clpS gene encoding ATP-dependent Clp protease adapter ClpS: MGAPVPDEVDPDKEVVPDTPWLVIVWNDPVNLMSYVVWVLRKLFGYSKDKATKLMMDVHTKGKAVVSHGTREKAETDVARLHAHGLWATMQRDQ, encoded by the coding sequence CTGGGCGCCCCCGTGCCCGACGAGGTCGATCCCGACAAGGAGGTCGTGCCCGACACGCCGTGGCTCGTGATCGTCTGGAACGACCCCGTGAACCTGATGAGCTACGTCGTGTGGGTCCTGCGGAAGCTCTTCGGCTACTCGAAGGACAAGGCGACGAAACTCATGATGGACGTCCACACCAAGGGGAAGGCCGTCGTCTCGCACGGAACGCGCGAGAAGGCCGAGACCGACGTGGCCCGCCTCCACGCCCACGGCCTGTGGGCCACGATGCAGCGCGACCAGTGA
- the nusB gene encoding transcription antitermination factor NusB, producing MAPRREARERALSLGYEAQQRAMTLADLLDELPTRPEEYAVQLAEGVDAHHEEIDGMLRRFSDHWSPERMPVIDRELLRLGTYELLYCPDVPTAVVITEAVELAKEYSTEDSGRFVNGLLNRIASETRAGV from the coding sequence GTGGCCCCGAGGCGCGAGGCGCGTGAGCGCGCACTGAGCCTCGGCTACGAGGCGCAGCAGCGTGCCATGACTCTGGCCGACCTCCTCGACGAGCTTCCCACACGGCCCGAGGAGTACGCGGTCCAGCTGGCCGAGGGGGTGGACGCGCACCACGAGGAGATCGACGGGATGCTGCGCCGGTTCTCGGACCACTGGTCGCCGGAGCGGATGCCCGTCATCGACCGCGAGCTGCTGCGGCTCGGGACCTACGAGCTGCTGTACTGCCCCGACGTCCCGACCGCCGTCGTCATCACCGAGGCCGTCGAGCTCGCCAAGGAGTACTCCACCGAGGATTCCGGGCGGTTCGTCAACGGCCTCCTCAACCGGATCGCCTCGGAGACGCGCGCGGGAGTCTGA
- the efp gene encoding elongation factor P, translated as MNVSTNDLKNGMVLDLPSGLMSVVEFQHVKPGKGGAFVRTKLKNFRTGAVIDKTFRADEKVEKAVIDKRRMQYLYRDGTDLVFMDNTTYDQIHVDAERVGDAVNFLKEGDDAVLPTYEGEVVGVDLPAAVVLTVTDTEPGIQGDRVSGARKPATLQTGLTVQVPLFVEPGEDVKVDTRTGDYLERA; from the coding sequence GTGAACGTCTCCACCAACGACCTCAAGAACGGCATGGTGCTCGACCTTCCGTCCGGGCTGATGAGCGTCGTCGAGTTCCAGCACGTCAAACCCGGCAAGGGTGGTGCCTTCGTGCGCACGAAGCTCAAGAACTTCCGCACGGGTGCCGTGATCGACAAGACCTTCCGGGCCGACGAGAAGGTCGAGAAGGCCGTCATCGACAAGCGCAGGATGCAGTACCTCTACCGCGACGGCACCGACCTCGTGTTCATGGACAACACGACCTACGACCAGATCCATGTCGACGCGGAGCGTGTGGGCGATGCCGTCAACTTCCTCAAGGAGGGTGACGACGCCGTGTTGCCGACCTACGAGGGCGAGGTGGTCGGCGTCGACCTTCCCGCCGCCGTGGTGCTCACGGTCACCGACACCGAGCCGGGGATACAGGGTGACCGGGTGTCGGGTGCGCGCAAGCCGGCCACGCTCCAGACCGGCCTGACGGTCCAGGTGCCCCTGTTCGTCGAGCCGGGCGAAGACGTCAAGGTCGACACCCGCACCGGCGACTACCTCGAGCGGGCCTGA
- a CDS encoding Xaa-Pro peptidase family protein, whose protein sequence is MSGDGLSGFLSVPLDIAARLGRLEDAVTAAELDALVVTRLPNIRYLTGFTGSAATLTVGTDGGSVLCTDGRYTEQAREQIAASGAATRVETRATAADRREVLTAALGGRRRVGLEAHGVSWSLQRSYAEAWGDDHELVPTEGLVEGLRRRKDAGEVARIAAACSVADDAFGVVKNRFSDGPTEREIALDLEFEMRRRGASTVSFDPIIASGPNGAMPHARPGDRAIAPGELVVCDFGCIVDGYCSDMTRTVSVGEPSADARALVDLVTTAQRAGVAAVRPGAGLAAVDAAARSPIDEAGRGELFTHGTGHGVGIEVHESPRVGRNESGSLQVGDVVTVEPGVYLPGVGGVRVEDTLVVTEEGADTLTHSTKELVL, encoded by the coding sequence GTGAGCGGCGACGGGCTGTCGGGCTTCCTCTCCGTACCCCTCGACATCGCGGCGCGCCTCGGGCGTCTCGAGGACGCCGTCACCGCCGCGGAGCTCGACGCGCTGGTCGTCACCCGTCTGCCGAACATCCGCTATCTCACGGGCTTCACCGGATCCGCTGCGACGCTCACGGTCGGCACCGATGGCGGATCGGTGCTCTGTACCGACGGCCGCTACACCGAACAGGCACGGGAGCAGATCGCCGCGTCGGGTGCGGCCACGCGGGTGGAGACCCGCGCCACGGCCGCCGACCGGCGTGAGGTCCTCACGGCCGCTCTCGGCGGTCGCCGACGCGTCGGCCTCGAGGCACACGGGGTGAGCTGGTCCCTCCAGCGCTCGTACGCGGAGGCATGGGGCGACGACCACGAGCTGGTCCCCACCGAGGGCCTCGTCGAGGGCCTGCGCCGTCGAAAGGACGCCGGGGAGGTCGCACGCATCGCCGCGGCCTGCTCCGTCGCCGACGACGCCTTCGGGGTCGTGAAGAATCGATTCTCCGACGGCCCGACCGAACGGGAGATCGCGCTCGACCTCGAGTTCGAGATGCGTCGCCGTGGAGCGAGCACCGTCAGTTTCGACCCGATCATCGCGTCGGGGCCCAACGGGGCGATGCCCCACGCACGGCCCGGCGACCGGGCGATCGCGCCGGGAGAGCTCGTCGTGTGCGACTTCGGATGCATCGTCGACGGCTACTGCTCCGACATGACGCGTACGGTGAGTGTGGGCGAGCCCTCCGCCGATGCCCGCGCGCTCGTCGATCTGGTGACCACGGCGCAGAGAGCAGGCGTCGCGGCGGTCCGCCCCGGCGCCGGCCTCGCCGCTGTCGACGCCGCCGCGCGCTCTCCCATCGACGAAGCCGGCCGCGGCGAGCTCTTCACCCACGGCACGGGTCACGGTGTCGGCATCGAGGTGCACGAGTCGCCACGGGTAGGGCGCAACGAGAGTGGTAGCTTGCAGGTCGGCGACGTCGTGACCGTCGAGCCCGGCGTCTACCTCCCGGGTGTCGGCGGCGTGCGCGTCGAAGACACCCTCGTCGTCACCGAGGAGGGCGCCGACACCCTCACCCACTCCACCAAGGAACTGGTCCTGTGA
- a CDS encoding type II 3-dehydroquinate dehydratase: MTMILLLSGPNLNLLGTREPGIYGHDDLDTLVDSARSTAESHGHTLEHLQSNHEGDLVEAVQGARGRCGALIVNPGALTHYSYALADALAAYDGVSVELHISNPAAREEWRRRSVVAPHVTGTVAGFGAAGYRLAVDAVAALLASRSS; this comes from the coding sequence ATGACGATGATCCTGCTTCTCTCCGGACCGAACCTCAACCTGCTCGGAACGCGCGAGCCCGGTATCTACGGCCACGACGATCTCGACACGCTCGTCGACAGTGCCCGCTCGACGGCAGAGAGCCACGGGCACACGCTGGAACACCTCCAGTCGAACCACGAGGGCGACCTCGTGGAGGCCGTCCAGGGGGCACGGGGCCGCTGCGGCGCCCTCATCGTCAACCCGGGTGCACTCACCCACTACTCCTACGCGTTGGCCGACGCCCTGGCCGCGTACGACGGCGTGTCGGTGGAGCTCCACATCTCCAACCCGGCGGCCCGCGAGGAGTGGCGCCGCCGATCGGTGGTCGCGCCCCACGTCACGGGAACGGTGGCCGGGTTCGGGGCGGCGGGCTACCGGCTCGCCGTCGACGCCGTGGCGGCACTGCTCGCGTCACGCTCGTCGTGA
- the aroB gene encoding 3-dehydroquinate synthase, with protein MRSVTVAAATGAYDVLIGPGTMSRAAEVLGARGRVAVVTQATVAHEHAAVLERALTTTGADIGVFEIPDGEAAKTLDVVGDLCRRFARSGLLRGDAVVALGGGVVGDTAGFAAAIYHRGVDVLQIPTTLLAQVDSSVGGKTAVNLPEGKNLVGAFHPPVGVLADTDTLATLPTVEYRSGLGEVAKYAFLGDTADVREVGRILDDERTAVVARDPHVLERLVRTCVAVKAEVVAADEQERHGGRAVLNYGHTLAHALEAEDGFTIRHGEAVAIGLVFAAELALALGRIGESARDRHRELVSALGLPTEVPPGAEAGPLVAHMRRDKKASGGLTFVVDGPDGPELLDDPPGEAVARAFAAVGVRATPPVARG; from the coding sequence ATGAGGTCGGTCACCGTCGCCGCCGCCACCGGTGCCTACGACGTCCTCATCGGCCCGGGCACGATGTCACGCGCAGCGGAGGTGCTCGGCGCCCGGGGACGTGTGGCGGTCGTCACCCAGGCCACCGTGGCACACGAGCATGCGGCCGTCCTCGAGCGCGCCCTCACGACCACGGGTGCCGACATCGGTGTCTTCGAGATCCCCGACGGCGAGGCTGCCAAGACACTCGACGTCGTCGGCGACCTCTGCCGTCGCTTCGCCCGCAGCGGGTTGCTCCGGGGCGACGCCGTGGTGGCGCTCGGCGGGGGAGTCGTCGGCGACACAGCGGGCTTCGCTGCGGCGATCTACCACCGGGGTGTCGACGTCCTCCAGATCCCGACGACGCTGCTCGCACAGGTCGACTCCTCGGTCGGGGGCAAGACCGCCGTGAACCTCCCCGAGGGCAAGAACCTCGTCGGCGCCTTCCACCCGCCCGTCGGGGTCCTCGCCGACACCGACACGCTGGCGACGCTTCCCACGGTGGAGTACCGGTCGGGTCTGGGGGAGGTGGCCAAGTACGCCTTCCTGGGCGACACCGCCGACGTCCGTGAGGTGGGCCGGATCCTCGACGACGAGCGCACGGCCGTGGTCGCCCGCGATCCGCACGTGCTCGAGCGACTCGTCCGCACCTGCGTCGCCGTCAAGGCCGAGGTGGTCGCTGCCGACGAGCAGGAGCGACACGGGGGTCGTGCAGTTCTCAACTACGGCCACACACTCGCCCACGCCCTGGAGGCCGAGGACGGATTCACGATCCGCCACGGCGAGGCCGTCGCCATCGGCCTGGTGTTCGCCGCCGAGCTGGCGCTCGCCCTCGGCCGAATCGGGGAGAGCGCACGCGATCGGCACCGGGAGCTGGTGAGCGCTCTGGGACTTCCCACCGAGGTCCCTCCCGGCGCCGAGGCGGGCCCCCTGGTGGCCCACATGAGGCGCGACAAGAAGGCCAGTGGCGGCCTCACCTTCGTCGTCGACGGGCCCGACGGCCCTGAGCTCCTGGACGACCCACCCGGCGAGGCGGTGGCACGGGCGTTCGCCGCCGTGGGTGTCCGGGCGACGCCACCGGTCGCGCGAGGCTGA
- a CDS encoding shikimate kinase, translated as MTTPHAPHLLLVGLMGAGKSTVGAACARRLGRRFVDVDDLVEDDAGMSVAEIFEQFGEEDFRRRERGALHSACSLAEPLVVAPGGGAVLDPVNRETLGAAGVVVWLRAPVSVLAQRVEGSGSRPLLADGALPTLTRLEEERDAAYADVATCTVSSGDLSVAETVDAVLDAFERAVSGPSGRAGR; from the coding sequence GTGACGACACCGCACGCACCGCACCTGCTCCTCGTCGGGCTCATGGGTGCCGGCAAGTCCACCGTCGGTGCCGCGTGCGCCAGGCGTCTCGGCCGTCGTTTCGTCGACGTCGACGACCTCGTCGAAGACGACGCGGGCATGAGCGTGGCGGAGATCTTCGAGCAGTTCGGTGAGGAGGACTTCCGCCGACGCGAGCGCGGGGCCCTTCACAGCGCCTGTTCGCTCGCCGAGCCCCTCGTCGTGGCCCCGGGAGGTGGAGCCGTCCTCGACCCCGTCAACCGGGAGACTCTCGGGGCCGCGGGGGTCGTCGTCTGGCTCCGGGCGCCGGTCTCGGTGCTGGCGCAACGGGTGGAGGGGAGCGGCTCCCGACCGCTCCTGGCCGACGGGGCGCTGCCCACGCTGACCCGTCTGGAGGAGGAGCGTGACGCCGCCTACGCCGACGTGGCGACGTGCACGGTGTCGTCGGGCGATCTCTCGGTCGCCGAGACCGTCGACGCGGTCCTCGACGCCTTCGAGCGTGCGGTGAGCGGACCATCAGGCCGGGCGGGCCGATGA
- the aroC gene encoding chorismate synthase, producing MLRYLTAGESHGPALTVIVEGLPAGLGVTVDDIASELARRRLGFGRGPRMRLEADEIELLGGLRHGRTLGSPVSVVVRNTEWPKWSEEMSPHPGAPSRRATQPRPGHADLVGMQKYGFDDARDVLERASARETAARVVAGTFAKKLLAEVGTTVISHVVAIGAAEASRDVRPGPDDLEAVDASPVRCFSADDEAAMIAEIETAAAQGDSLGGVLEVLGFGVPTGLGSHVHGDRRVDSLLAGALMSIQAMKGVEIGDGFAGAARRGSEAHDEIVWDPDDAAYTRASSRAGGTEGGMTTGGLLVARVAMKPLSSLNRPVLRTVDVDTKEETVAFKERTDVTAVPAAGVVAETMVALVLADEVTRKFGGDSVAELTTNHRAFVATL from the coding sequence GTGCTTCGATATCTGACCGCGGGTGAGTCGCACGGACCCGCCCTCACGGTGATCGTGGAGGGCCTCCCGGCAGGCCTGGGCGTGACGGTCGACGACATCGCCTCGGAGCTGGCGCGCCGTCGGCTCGGCTTCGGTCGCGGTCCCCGCATGCGCCTCGAGGCCGACGAGATCGAGCTCCTCGGCGGCCTCCGGCACGGTCGGACCCTCGGCTCGCCGGTGTCCGTCGTGGTCCGGAACACGGAGTGGCCGAAGTGGTCGGAGGAGATGTCACCGCACCCCGGTGCTCCGTCCCGGCGCGCCACCCAGCCCCGTCCGGGTCACGCCGACCTCGTCGGAATGCAGAAGTACGGCTTCGACGACGCGCGCGACGTTCTCGAGCGTGCCAGCGCCCGCGAGACGGCGGCGCGCGTCGTCGCCGGGACCTTCGCCAAGAAGCTCCTCGCCGAGGTCGGGACGACGGTCATCAGCCACGTCGTCGCCATCGGGGCGGCCGAGGCGAGCCGAGATGTCCGCCCGGGCCCCGACGATCTCGAGGCGGTCGACGCCTCCCCGGTCCGCTGCTTCTCGGCCGACGACGAGGCGGCGATGATCGCCGAGATCGAGACGGCGGCCGCCCAGGGCGACTCGCTCGGCGGCGTCCTCGAGGTCCTCGGCTTCGGCGTTCCCACGGGGCTCGGCTCCCACGTGCACGGCGACCGGCGGGTCGACTCGCTTCTCGCAGGCGCGCTCATGAGCATCCAGGCGATGAAGGGTGTCGAGATCGGCGACGGCTTCGCGGGAGCCGCGCGCCGGGGGTCCGAGGCCCACGATGAGATCGTGTGGGATCCCGACGACGCCGCGTACACGCGTGCCTCCTCGCGTGCCGGCGGCACCGAGGGTGGGATGACCACGGGCGGTCTCCTCGTCGCTCGCGTGGCCATGAAGCCGCTCTCGTCGCTCAACCGCCCGGTGCTGCGCACTGTCGACGTCGACACCAAGGAGGAGACGGTGGCATTCAAGGAGCGCACCGACGTCACAGCCGTCCCGGCCGCCGGCGTCGTGGCCGAGACGATGGTGGCCCTCGTCCTGGCCGACGAGGTGACACGGAAGTTCGGGGGCGACTCCGTGGCCGAGCTCACGACCAACCACCGTGCGTTCGTCGCCACGCTGTGA